A genomic window from Silene latifolia isolate original U9 population chromosome 11, ASM4854445v1, whole genome shotgun sequence includes:
- the LOC141612726 gene encoding uncharacterized protein LOC141612726: MSENSYLSDSASNPNYSNSVNDWDQNTIFFNQWQNRIMEENRVMDRILEDSLIYNPNPFFQPQNQTPRSNRRYIERNREQGYEQLFNDYFADDPVYPAHIFRRRFRMQKHVFLRIVEALSTSDDFFEQSPNGSGRLGFAALQKCTAAIRVLAYGASADSLDEYLRMSEQVIRESVVHFVEGVIANFGTQYLRTPNEEDLARLLYVGQQRGFPGMLGSIDCMHWEWKNCPTAWAGQYAGRSTKTSIILEAVASHDLWIWHAFFGTPGSCNDINVLQRSPVFNDILEGRAPQVNFVVNGQQYNMGYYLTDGIYPSWATFVKSITAPQLRKHKLFAQYQEAARKDVERAFGVLQARFSFIKRPCRIWNPSIIGKIMMACIIMHNMIVEDERDTYLNHWDTTEFNEDMSTERSAINGDEVPDNGTSQFSIGDSSLTGYMQRRSQLRDKNTHNNLKSDLIEHIWETFGNVN, translated from the coding sequence ATGTCTGAAAATTCATACCTTAGTGATTCAGCTTCCAATCCTAATTACTCTAATAGTGTGAATGATTGGGAtcaaaatacaatattttttAATCAATGGCAAAATCGAATTATGGAAGAAAATCGTGTTATGGATCGCATTTTGGAAGATTCCCTTATATATAATCCAAACCCATTTTTccaaccacaaaatcaaactCCAAGATCTAATAGACGTTATATTGAGAGGAATCGTGAGCAAGGTTATGAACAATTGTTCAATGACTACTTTGCTGATGATCCAGTTTACCCTGCTCATATATTTCGCCGTAGATTTAGAATGCAAAAGCATGTATTTCTCCGTATAGTTGAGGCTCTTTCTACTAGTGATGATTTCTTTGAACAGTCGCCTAATGGAAGCGGTAGACTTGGTTTTGCTGCATTACAAAAATGCACTGCTGCCATAAGGGTGTTGGCTTATGGAGCATCGGCCGATTCACTTGATGAATATTTACGGATGAGTGAACAAGTTATAAGAGAATCCGTCGTACACTTTGTTGAAGGTGTAATCGCCAACTTTGGTACACAATATTTACGAACGCCTAATGAAGAAGATTTAGCAAGGTTACTATATGTGGGTCAACAACGAGGATTTCCGGGTATGTTAGGTAGCATAGATTGCATGCATTGGGAGTGGAAAAATTGTCCAACAGCTTGGGCTGGACAATATGCTGGAAGAAGTACAAAGACTTCCATCATTCTAGAAGCTGTTGCATCACATGATTTATGGATATGGCACGCATTCTTTGGAACACCAGGTTCGTGTAATGATATTAACGTTCTTCAACGATCACCTGTTTTTAATGATATCTTAGAAGGTCGAGCACCGCAAGTAAATTTTGTTGTGAATGGTCAACAATATAATATGGGATATTATCTTACTGATGGTATATATCCTTCTTGGGCTACATTTGTTAAATCAATTACCGCTCCACAACTTCGAAAGCACAAGTTATTTGCTCAATACCAAGAAGCGGCTAGAAAAGATGTTGAACGTGCGTTTGGAGTTTTACAAGCGAGGTTTTCATTTATCAAACGTCCTTGTCGTATTTGGAACCCTAGTATCATCGGTAAAATTATGATGGCTTGTATTATTATGCATAATATGATAGTTGAGGATGAGCGAGACACATACCTAAACCATTGGGATACAACTGAATTTAACGAAGACATGTCAACAGAAAGAAGTGCAATAAATGGAGATGAAGTTCCTGATAACGGGACTTCGCAATTCTCTATCGGAGATTCAAGTCTAACTGGATATATGCAACGTCGATCACAACTTCGGGATAAAAACACTCATAATAATCTAAAAAGTGATCTAATTGAGCATATTTGGGAAACATTTGGTAATGTCAACTGA
- the LOC141611163 gene encoding patellin-4-like: protein MTVEVAIEETQKQEVVVSEEEAKMVTENEEKVSEKPENEEKDENEAKPELIEKSSSYREESNNLSDLKESERKALTELKSLIEEAILGNTLLEKLEKKDELEGKKIEEIEDVLIWGVPLLPSKGSEGIDVILLKFLRAREFKVNETFEMLKKTLIWRENFNIGSILEEDLGVDLENAAYMSGYDRENHPVCYNIFGVFGNEELYSKTFGSEEKREQFLRSRFQFMERGIKKLDFRPGGVTSILQVYDLKNCPGPSKKEIRNATFKAIGLLQDNYPELVAKNVLINVPFWYYAFYALISPFLTQRSKSKFVVARPPKVTETLLKYIPFEEIPVQYGGLKRENEAEFDGDDRKVTEIVLKPGSTETIEIPALEAGKALVWELAVLGGEVSYKEEFIPTDEGSYTIIIQKEKKLESMEKAVRNSFKNNEAGKIVLTINNQSKKKKRAFYRYKN, encoded by the exons ATGACGGTTGAAGTTGCAATCGAAGAAACCCAGAAACAGGAAGTTGTTGTTTCTGAAGAAGAGGCTAAAATGGTCACTGAAAATGAAGAGAAAGTTTCGGAAAAACCCGAAAATGAGGAGAAAGATGAGAATGAGGCGAAACCCGAGTTGATTGAGAAGAGCTCTTCTTATAGGGAGGAGAGTAATAATCTCTCTGACCTTAAGGAGAGTGAAAGGAAGGCTTTAACCGAGCTAAAGTCGCTAATTGAAGAAGCGATTTTAGGGAACACCCTTCTCGAAAAACTCGAGAAAAAAGATGAATTGGAGGGTAAAAAAATTGAGGAAATTGAAGATGTGTTAATTTGGGGTGTTCCATTGTTACCTAGTAAAGGATCAGAGGGTATAGATGTAATTTTACTTAAATTTTTAAGAGCTAGAGAATTTAAGGTTAATGAAACATTTGAAATGCTTAAGAAAACCCTAATTTGGAGGGAGAATTTTAATATTGGGTCAATTTTGGAGGAAGATTTGGGGGTTGATCTTGAGAATGCAGCTTATATGAGTGGCTATGACCGCGAAAATCACCCGGTTTGTTATAATATATTTGGGGTTTTTGGTAATGAAGAATTGTATTcaaagacatttgggagtgaGGAAAAGAGAGAGCAGTTTTTGAGGTCTAGGTTTCAGTTTATGGAAAGAGGGATTAAAAAACTCGATTTTCGACCCGGTGGTGTTACTTCTATTCTTCAGGTTTATGATCTTAAGAATTGTCCTGGTCCTTCTAAGAAGGAAATTAGGAATGCTACTTTCAAAGCTATTGGTCTTCTTCAAGATAATTATCCTGAATTGGTTGCGAAAAAT GTGCTTATTAATGTGCCATTTTGGTACTATGCTTTTTATGCATTGATCTCACCTTTCTTGACTCAAAGAAGCAAGAGCAAGTTTGTTGTTGCTCGTCCTCCTAAAGTTACTGAGACCCTTCTCAA GTACATCCCATTTGAGGAAATCCCGGTCCAATATGGTGGATTAAAGCGCGAAAATGAAGCTGAATTTGATGGAGACGATAGGAAAGTAACTGAAATCGTCTTAAAACCAGGATCAACTGAAACTATTGAGATCCCTGCACTGGAG GCCGGAAAAGCATTGGTTTGGGAATTGGCTGTATTGGGAGGGGAAGTGAGCTACAAGGAGGAATTTATCCCAACAGATGAAGGGTCTTACACTATTATCATTCAGAAGGAGAAGAAGTTGGAATCGATGGAAAAGGCGGTCAGGAACTCGTTCAAGAATAACGAGGCAGGAAAGATTGTGCTTACCATTAACAATCAatcaaagaagaagaaacgagcCTTTTACCGATACAAGAACTAG